The following coding sequences are from one Canis lupus baileyi chromosome 19, mCanLup2.hap1, whole genome shotgun sequence window:
- the TLE6 gene encoding transducin-like enhancer protein 6 isoform X1: MYHTLQKVRQDLQEHHRQAESFLRTMEIWSGPPGFQPGEVSQGPSGVQAKRGSWGPASPKASPRPGAPTAPSSGTPRSRLSDATATGSPHWPRRPSWDSEPRFWQDVLTEQLWQVFAGTHEEGDQPRHRRTEPALGPESQDPGPHPPGLELRTEDPLAASPPTASPSPPSSPEGSQEGSAEPGTGAEGVFSRVAQEPAGRACPFLKPILWDPEDFEDTWRRPDALPWQSKKSALPHRAQKMRTLRHGEPVLATAVSSFMRHAFTCGRGGVKVWSLVGQGLEDRCPESHLGVQTRRAYLRTCLLSSDSTTLLTGGHNLASVSVWDLTAPSLHVSRELPCVGLTCQALASSPRDSLAFAGFTDGTVRIWDLRDQSVVRDLPGHPPGAKSIAVKEQNIWTGGLDTCLRCWDLRTTREPLEYQFESQIMSLSPSPQEDWVLVGTANGQQWLQPTRGGQKHMVGCKDGIILGLKFSPLGQWWVSVGTDDLLGIYGMPAGTLVFQVPEATSILCCDVSPNNRLIVTGSKAHASVYQLTY, from the exons ATGTACCACACG CTCCAGAAGGTACGGCAGGATCTCCAGGAACATCACCGGCAG gcagaAAGCTTCCTGCGGACCATGGAGATCTGGAGCGGGCCTCCGGGCTTCCAGCCGGGGGAG GTGAGCCAGGGCCCCTCGGGTGTGCAGGCCAAGCGGGGCTCCTGGGGGCCGGCGAGCCCCAAGGCTtccccgcgccccggggcccccacTGCTCCATCCTCTGGGACCCCTCGGTCGCGCTTGTCAGATGCCACGGCCACAGGGTCGCCGCACTGGCCCAGGCGGCCCTCCTGGGACTCCGAACCCCGCTTCTGGCAGGATGTTCTGACCGAGCAGCTGTGGCAGGTCTTTGCAGGGACCCACGAGGAGGGGGACCAGCCACGGCACCGGC GGACAGAACCAGCGCTGGGCCCG GAGAGTCAGGACCCAGGGCCACACCCCCCAGGACTGGAACTGCGTACTGAAGACCCTCTGG CTGCCAGCCCCCCCacggcctcccccagcccccccagctcccccgaGGGCTCCCAGGAAGGGAGCGCAGAGCCGGGCACCGGAGCTGAGGGCGTGTTCTCCCGcgtggcccag gagcctgctggGAGAGCCTGTCCATTCCTGAAGCCCAT ACTCTGGGACCCTGAGGACTTCGAGGACACGTGGAGGAGACCGGACGCCTTGCCCTGGCAGTCCAAGAAGTCAGCCCTCCCCCACCGAGCCCAGAAGATGCGGACGCTCCGGCACGGGGAGCCGGTGCTGGCCACGGCCGTCAGCAGCTTCATGCGCCACGCCTTCACCTGCGGCCGGGGCGGCGTCAAAGTGTGGAGCCTGgtgggccaggggctggaggacagGTGTCCTGAGAGCCACCTGGGTGTTCAG ACCCGCCGGGCCTACCTGCGCACCTGCCTGCTGTCCTCAGACAGCACGACCCTGCTGACGGGCGGCCACAACCTGGCCAGCGTGAGCGTGTGGGACCTGACCGCGCCCTCCCTGCACGTGAGCCGGGAGCTGCCCTGCGTGGGGCTCACCTGCCAGGCCCTGGCCTCCAGCCCCAGGGACAGCCTGGCCTTCGCCGGCTTCACTGACGGCACGGTCAGGATCTGGGACCTGCGGGACCAGAGCGTTGTCAG GGACCTGCCGGGCCACCCGCCTGGAGCCAAGAGCATTGCTGTCAAAGAGCAGAACATCTGGACGGGGGGTCTGGACACCTGTCTGCGGTGCTGGGACCTGAGGACCACCAGAGAGCCCCTCGAATACCAGTTTGAGTCTCAG ATCATGAGcctgtcccccagcccccaggaggaCTGGGTGCTGGTGGGCACAGCCAACGGCCAGCAGTGGCTGCAGCCCACCCGAGGCGGCCAGAAGCACATGGTGGGGTGTAAGGACGGCATCATCCTGGGTCTCAAGTTCTCCCCGCTCG GCCAGTGGTGGGTGAGCGTTGGCACCGACGACCTGCTTGGCATCTACGGCATGCCCGCGGGGACCCTGGTGTTCCAG GTGCCCGAGGCCACTTCCATCCTGTGCTGCGATGTGTCCCCCAACAACCGCCTGATTGTCACGGGGTCCAAAGCCCACGCCTCGGTGTACCAGCTCACCTACTGA
- the TLE6 gene encoding transducin-like enhancer protein 6 isoform X2, translating into MEIWSGPPGFQPGEVSQGPSGVQAKRGSWGPASPKASPRPGAPTAPSSGTPRSRLSDATATGSPHWPRRPSWDSEPRFWQDVLTEQLWQVFAGTHEEGDQPRHRRTEPALGPESQDPGPHPPGLELRTEDPLAASPPTASPSPPSSPEGSQEGSAEPGTGAEGVFSRVAQEPAGRACPFLKPILWDPEDFEDTWRRPDALPWQSKKSALPHRAQKMRTLRHGEPVLATAVSSFMRHAFTCGRGGVKVWSLVGQGLEDRCPESHLGVQTRRAYLRTCLLSSDSTTLLTGGHNLASVSVWDLTAPSLHVSRELPCVGLTCQALASSPRDSLAFAGFTDGTVRIWDLRDQSVVRDLPGHPPGAKSIAVKEQNIWTGGLDTCLRCWDLRTTREPLEYQFESQIMSLSPSPQEDWVLVGTANGQQWLQPTRGGQKHMVGCKDGIILGLKFSPLGQWWVSVGTDDLLGIYGMPAGTLVFQVPEATSILCCDVSPNNRLIVTGSKAHASVYQLTY; encoded by the exons ATGGAGATCTGGAGCGGGCCTCCGGGCTTCCAGCCGGGGGAG GTGAGCCAGGGCCCCTCGGGTGTGCAGGCCAAGCGGGGCTCCTGGGGGCCGGCGAGCCCCAAGGCTtccccgcgccccggggcccccacTGCTCCATCCTCTGGGACCCCTCGGTCGCGCTTGTCAGATGCCACGGCCACAGGGTCGCCGCACTGGCCCAGGCGGCCCTCCTGGGACTCCGAACCCCGCTTCTGGCAGGATGTTCTGACCGAGCAGCTGTGGCAGGTCTTTGCAGGGACCCACGAGGAGGGGGACCAGCCACGGCACCGGC GGACAGAACCAGCGCTGGGCCCG GAGAGTCAGGACCCAGGGCCACACCCCCCAGGACTGGAACTGCGTACTGAAGACCCTCTGG CTGCCAGCCCCCCCacggcctcccccagcccccccagctcccccgaGGGCTCCCAGGAAGGGAGCGCAGAGCCGGGCACCGGAGCTGAGGGCGTGTTCTCCCGcgtggcccag gagcctgctggGAGAGCCTGTCCATTCCTGAAGCCCAT ACTCTGGGACCCTGAGGACTTCGAGGACACGTGGAGGAGACCGGACGCCTTGCCCTGGCAGTCCAAGAAGTCAGCCCTCCCCCACCGAGCCCAGAAGATGCGGACGCTCCGGCACGGGGAGCCGGTGCTGGCCACGGCCGTCAGCAGCTTCATGCGCCACGCCTTCACCTGCGGCCGGGGCGGCGTCAAAGTGTGGAGCCTGgtgggccaggggctggaggacagGTGTCCTGAGAGCCACCTGGGTGTTCAG ACCCGCCGGGCCTACCTGCGCACCTGCCTGCTGTCCTCAGACAGCACGACCCTGCTGACGGGCGGCCACAACCTGGCCAGCGTGAGCGTGTGGGACCTGACCGCGCCCTCCCTGCACGTGAGCCGGGAGCTGCCCTGCGTGGGGCTCACCTGCCAGGCCCTGGCCTCCAGCCCCAGGGACAGCCTGGCCTTCGCCGGCTTCACTGACGGCACGGTCAGGATCTGGGACCTGCGGGACCAGAGCGTTGTCAG GGACCTGCCGGGCCACCCGCCTGGAGCCAAGAGCATTGCTGTCAAAGAGCAGAACATCTGGACGGGGGGTCTGGACACCTGTCTGCGGTGCTGGGACCTGAGGACCACCAGAGAGCCCCTCGAATACCAGTTTGAGTCTCAG ATCATGAGcctgtcccccagcccccaggaggaCTGGGTGCTGGTGGGCACAGCCAACGGCCAGCAGTGGCTGCAGCCCACCCGAGGCGGCCAGAAGCACATGGTGGGGTGTAAGGACGGCATCATCCTGGGTCTCAAGTTCTCCCCGCTCG GCCAGTGGTGGGTGAGCGTTGGCACCGACGACCTGCTTGGCATCTACGGCATGCCCGCGGGGACCCTGGTGTTCCAG GTGCCCGAGGCCACTTCCATCCTGTGCTGCGATGTGTCCCCCAACAACCGCCTGATTGTCACGGGGTCCAAAGCCCACGCCTCGGTGTACCAGCTCACCTACTGA